DNA sequence from the Nicotiana tomentosiformis chromosome 3, ASM39032v3, whole genome shotgun sequence genome:
actagtgacttttacatgacatttgaaaaaacaaataccgaaaattaaccgaatcgtactgataccgaagagaaaccgatatgattgggacggtttcgaaaagtcttgTTTTGATTATACATAttagaataataaaaaaattggcatggtacaaattttataaaataaccagcAGAACTGAACCATTGGCACCCCTAATTCTAACCCTTTGTAGCACATATGTCACATTTTTGTTCTTTAGAACATCCAAATTGTTTGAGATAATTATACAAGTACTTCATTTATTTAACTTGTAATCTTTTTGATAATTATAGTGTTCGGCCAATTTGCCCGCACGTCGACTAATTTCATAGGATACTTGCTACCTCCCTTTAGCAACAGATAGCAAGTAACTCTGTCCACTAAGGTTTGGACATATGGAAAGGAATTACCTAATATATTTTTCTTCGCTGAAATTTAAACTTGAGACCTTGTGGTTCTTACTACTCATACTTTCATCAGATTAACTTTTTAAtcattattttaatatatttatactaaaataaatgtaataaataattcaaaacAATACAAATCTCATATCCAATGATAAAACTATATAAAATAACACGAAAGGAGTAAATCACCATAGAACTTAGGGCCCGTTTGgccatatatattttttttataatttttttcgaaaaaatttcactttttttttaaatcaattttggaatttttcaattttcgaaaaattccaaaaaagttacttttcaaaattttcactttagatcactcataaaaattcaaaattagctcaaagttgtattcatgtccaagcacaactctaattttcaaatataatttttatttgattttttttttttactttttcgaAATTTTACTAtccttatgtccaaacgcccacttagatTGGCGAAAGGCTAGAATGCTAGCCTTATAAGTTATAAATACCACTACATtcgtttcagtttatgtgaacctatttactTTTTGGTCTgctccaaaaagaatgacccttttctaaatttggaaacaatttttccctttctaaatttgaaaataattttacttaaacttacaattctacccttaatggagaagcttttataaccacacaaatactctggatccctttttgaattgtttaggaccataaattccaaaaatcttttattttttcttaaactccgtgctcaCTCAAACAAATTCaacggagggagtactatatTGATCAATTATCAGAACTAAGTGATAAAATAATCACACATTTATTAAAGGgcataatattaataatttttctCCAATAAAAAAGCTTGCTTTACGTTAGAACAtgaaaaagggaaaaagaaaaaagagaaggcGCCAGTTGATGCGTGGTCTCATAACGACCTTTGGTCACTGTGGCGCTTAACCACTCACAGTCCTCGGCTTTACCGGTCGATTCAAAGTTACGCTCTTTCCTTTCCTATGGGCTGCTGCAGAGCCGGTTCCCCGTGGCTAACCAAGCCCAGGCTAATCAGCAACGCCGCCACTCGCAGCTTGCGGCCTATATTCAACTTATGCTATATTAAGTTCCCTCGTAATTACACCTCTTCGCCGACGGCTTCCTACAGCCGGCGGTGGTACAACCCTGAACGTCGCAGACAGCTTAGTCTAGCACCGGACATTGTCCGCCATTGGGTGGAAGGAGATGCTTCTTCCACTGTCCCGCCTCAAGGTCAGTCCCTTTGGTCAACTAACTGCATGTTGCTTGTATTTTTTGTTAATGCTTAAGTTTAATTTAGTGTATGGAATTTGGTGCAGCAGAAAGGTTTACCGTTGTTTCGTATAACATATTGGGAGATAGGAATGTTTCCAAACACGGAGATCTCTACAGAAATGTTCCTTCGAATTACTTAGATTGGGACCATCGCAAAAGAgttatttgtgaagaactccTCGGATTAAATCCTGATATAATTTGCCTACAAGTAATTACAATTGCCTCTTGCatattaatatatttaaatatgTCCATGTTTTGGATGTGAAAGTGATTGAAGAATTTTATTAATGTGATTGATTAGGAGGTGGACAAGTATTATGATCTACTAAACGTTTTGGAGAAAGCTGGATATCTCGGCTCCTATAAGGTTACTTCACTCTAAACCCGCCTGCCTCCCTCCAAattaaaataagtggaaaattgTATTATCATTCATTATAAAACTTGCTGTTGGAAAATATTAAATTGTGTTACTTTGACCATGGTAGAGGCGCACTGGCGGTTCTGTTGATGGCTGTGCTATGTTTTGGAAACCTGATAAGTAAGTGCTATAAGTAAAGATTGTACCTCACAGTTAGTACCTAGATCATTTTGCTTGTTTGGACTGATACTTGCTCATGTCAGGTTTCAGTTGTTAGAGGGTGAAAGCATTGAATATAGGCAGTATGGTCTCCGGGATAATGTCGCCCAGCTCTCTGTTTTTAAGGTAGCAGTTGTAAATTTCAATTTTCGTTTAACTACTGTAATTTCATATAGCCTGTAAATGTGACAAGTGAGAGTGATGAAAGAATGCTCAAAATTCGGACAATCAGTAAGATGGGATTCAAATATGTAAAGGAGATATAAGACAAAGATAACCAAACTAAAAACATGAGATAAACTGGACGACAACCTAAATATAAGCAATTAACTAGTACTCGGTGGTTAATCTTCATCAGATTTCACGTTCTGTGGAAAATGCATATGTGATGGCTAGTGGCTTAAGACCTCTTATCCAAGACTTCCTGCTTGCTTAGTAGTGCAGATCACTTCTAGTAGGTCAAGCTTTTGTACCAATTAGAACTATGCTGGTAGTTAAAATCTGGAGCATTTGATTTAACTTATCTCTGTATGCATGTCTCTACTATTCTGAACTGGATGTTTCTTCTGATTTCATGTACCAGGATGATTTGTCTGGATCACCGTtttttcttagtttcattattaTTTAATCATATCTCTTTCGATTTTGTATGTCTAACTTCATCTGGTACAGACAGATGCGTGAAGCCCAGTCAAGGAGGCTAGTAGTTGGgaatattcatgtgctatataaTCCAAGCCGTGGAGATGTTAAGCTTGGTCAAGTAATATCCTGCATTCTGAGTTAACTctctattttttgcattttaataTTTGATTGGCAACTGAGCTTACATGGCAATTTACCTTGACAAGGTATAATTGTTAGACAAAGAACATTAGCATTTACAAGGGATGGAAATCTCTCTTGGTGTTTTAAGCCTAAACTGCTTGTTCTGATGCATGGTTTAGTAATGCAAATTACATTTGCCACTGATTGTTATAACTATAAACACTAGAATTATTTGAAAATGCATATTTCCATGCACATATAGtaattccttttattttttgtaaattttgtttgaTCGGAAATTAAATTTGTCTTCTGTTTGCATATTGAAATTTGTTGCTGGAGGTTTCTGGATCAAATGGCTTTCAAATTGTCTCAAACTGGAAGAGTGCATCCTATCTGGTTATTAGAAAATTCAAGTGAAATATAAATGGAAAAATCAACTTGTCAAATAGTTGTTTTCCACAGCTCTTACTGCTTAGGCACATGGGTAGAGTGTCTCTTATTCATTTGGACTTCAATCCTGTTTCCATCAGCATACCACTTGACATCTGAACAGTCTCTCTTTGTAAAGAAAGATATTTTATTAACCTTTGTTCATGCACCATGATAAAATATGTGTGCAACATTGTGGTAATCAGATTCTAGTTCTTGCTACAAAATGCATGTTTTTCCTCTTCTGGTAGCATGCTTAAGTTTAGACAAACTTTTTAAGTTCCCCAACTGTCAATATATTGAAGTGTGGTACAAATGATTTCAATTTTCCTTTATTGTCTCCATGCTGTTactttttgctgaatatttttcCTTTCAGATTCGCTTTCTTTCATCAAGGGCTCACATACTTTCAGAAAAGTGGGACGGTGCGCCTATTGTGCTTGCAGGTGATTATAACAGCACTCCCCAGGTGTGGATCACTGAAATTTATCTTCAAAACTAACTTGCTGGGACAATTCTTATTTGTTTATCTCTTTTGACAGAGTCCAATCTACAAATTCTTGTCATCATCTGAGGTAATATGCAGACCCCAATTCAGCATCCTTTTATGCAATACTAAGTACTTCTTAAGTCATATAAACTGCATGCTTTTTGGCGGAGTTGTTTGTTCTCAGAGGATTTCTTTTTGATATTGCAGCTCAATCTCATGCTACATAACCGAAGAGAGTTATCTGGTCAGAGACAATGCCATCCCTCTCAAGTTCTTGGTCTTAGAAGAGAAAGGGGGATTTTGTTTGTTCTAATGGACAGGTGAAGCTAAGATCTATCAGTACTTATTATGTCTTTCGAAAGTCTATGCGCTCCTATAAATTCCAATAGCTAGAGTGTACATAGCAGGATTCATATAACCTAAAGGGAGACCATCAGTTGCTTCAGACTGTATTTTATGAGAAAGAAATGTGGTACTTATTTTCTAATAACAGCGACGTCTTCTCCATATCCTCATTCTCATTTCTCAATTTCACTATAGTGTGGTATATGGTCAAACTCTTGATACTTGGTATATATCAAACTTCAGAAACCAAATTTATTTGGGCATAAGACCTTGTTACATTTACGGAGTAGAACAGAAATGGAGATATGCAAGTAAACTAGCCATTTACATAAGGCTTAGAaataattttggaaaaaaaaaaagacttacaAATAACTCCTCTAACTATTTATTTTGGTTGTTGCTTAATTTATTTGGGTTCGATTATTACTGCCCTTCATAAATTCTCGAGTGTGTTGGATTCCTAATCCGTTGATATTTGAGATTACTGGATGTCAATTCGTTTACTAGTGAGATAAAACTAAATTCTTTGTATTATCATGTAATTCTGATTGAGAAATTTGCTGTGTGCATGCAATTGACTTCAGATTCTTGAATTCTAGCTGGAGCGAAGAGGAGATGAATGTTGCAATTGGCGCCCCTAAATCCCCCATAGCTTTGCACCCTTTGAAGCTAAACAGTTCATATGCAATGGTGAAGGTACAGCGTGTAGCTTCCTACCAACAGTTGACATTTATTCCCTTGTGTATTCCTCTTCGACAGAATGCTACCTCTTCCTTTTTCTTAGGGATCTCTAACAACAAGGGATAACAGTGGTGAACCATTAGCCACATCTTATCACTCGAAGTTTCTGGGAACTGTTGATTATTTGTGGTACTAATGCTGTTGATTACAACTACTAATATTTTTCTGCTAACTTGATTAACGGGAGTAAGCGCTAATAGTAAAATCCACCACATGCAGGTATTCTGATGGTCTTGCACCCACAAAAGTTTTAGATACTTTACCAATTAATGTCTTGAAGAAAACAGGCGGTCTTCCCTTCAAGGTATTATGTTTCTCACTTAGAAACCTGATGCTGTTAACAAGGATGCATTAGATTTGGCCAAAGACATGAAATTAAAAGGTTGTCAAAACATGAAGTATTGTGCTAGAATTTGGATTTGTTTGCTTTACCTTATAAAATAATATGTTGCTCGATTGCACGTTTGGAATCGATATCCATCAAGAAATCATAGCAAGTCCTTTGGTTCCCAAATCTCGTCACAACATCTTTGCTCTATACTGAAGCATTAAATTTTGTTTGGTATGCTGGAAAAGGTACTGGAAGTAAATTGCAATTTCTGTGCCATTTTCTTTGTGTTTGGTAAAAAGCACTTCCTAGATCTTATTATATTTGATATATTCTTTGTGTATGATGTGTCTGCGTTTAACATCTTTTTCAAGCCAGTTTTAACTTGAACTTCTGGGACATGCAGAAATTGGGTAGTGATCATTTGGCTTTGGTTTCTGAGTTTGCTTTCTTGGAAGGAAAGAAAGAAGCAACTGAAGACGTTGCTATCAGTTAAAAGTGACATCTGTTGGTAGTGATGTTGCATTAGCATTGTCAAACAGAGTTAtcaaaaaggaagaaaagaaaagaattacCTGTATCAAGTTGAGAGTCAGATGACGACAAAATTTGTGATTGCATTGAGCAGATTCCATGTGCTATTAGCTGTTGACTAAATTATCAGTTAAATCAATTTGTTTCCATACTACCCACAAAAACTTGCTGGACCATACGTAATGGGGACTCATGGTTTGGACATATGAATTTGATATTTCGTGGCTAAAAACCATTTACTCTCATTCTAAGTTTAGCTCTGTCTCTTTTCCGTGGGTGCACTTGTTGTAGCAATGTAGAATTACAGTCTAAAAGAGTGAAATCATGCAAGAGAATTTTATGAATAATATAAAATAAGTAAGTTTAGGTAAGCCGTTTTCGGAGAGTTATCTTTAAGGATAGCAATCTCACTCGACAATACCAGTGGTTACatgaaaattttatttgtaaGTACATTATATTGCATATTCAATAAATTGAAGTTGCATTTTTTATTTCTTCTACTACAAGCACTAAACTCAATCGAAAGGAAAAGCTTTTAGAAGTTGGTTAGAAAGGGGTGAATGAAGAATAATTGACAGAGAGGTGGTTAAGACGAAAGCCtaattgcctttttttttttttgtaaaatttaATTGGCCGCTAGAGAAAGCTTTCATTCATATAGATGAGACTTATGCTTTAAAGCCAGCCAAGGGCAAAATCAAACTTCAAAACTTCAAAAAAGTTGGTAGTTggtatgaaaataattatatcgTGGatatccatttattactccgctatagataattttTCTAAGAACATTATCCATttggtactctattgaagtttatctacaagcagctgatgcaggcacgttgcaagcaactcaatgagatgatttgcaacagcttcttattaaacatgtaggttgcaagcagctcatgcggACAGtttacaagcagctcaagaaaaaCCTCGCAGATGCTTCATTTattctataaatagagaagttttcagttcattatgtacatcagtttgaagttgaataatatatcaatctctctctatacttgtcttaaGTCTATttactttatagtctttattttataacacgttatcagcacgagactctgacatctcgagcaaatactccAAGGTACGaagtttctttttctaaatatatGTTTATCATGCATGTTTATCACGTCTTTTTAGCCAACTAATGATGCAGATGTCATTTTACTTGGATGCGGTCTCGCaaaattggaaagaaaaattGATTTTACTTAAGCTATTATATGGTCGCGAGACTACACCAGTAGTTTATGTGGCAAACGGTCGGGGACTATATATACTTATACAATTGCtatttttgtacttattttcCTCCTTGATCGTTTAGTGAAGTATTGAAAGGTGAATAACAATGTTAGATCCATCTAAACTCCAACAGATTTTATGAGAAATATATAATTACCAACAATGGTAATATTTCCTAAGTCTCGTTATGACTTAACTTCATGGTTCACTTGAACTCCAGTAGAGTGCGGCCACCAGAAACGGCTATGTTtcatatatctcattgtaactaaattttgttaaccaccagaagtgtTATATGCCTATGACCATCAGAAGTGATAATTTACGCTTGCTATGGTTACAATGAAGATAAGTTAGAGAAAATTCTCTATATTATATGCATACCTCGATTTGCTTCTAAAGTAGCAAATATCTTAAAAGAGGTtcgaagcatcacaatttgatgtgattatgcacgttcagataattatgttctATCTCCTAAAAGAAGAGAACTTTTGATAATATTAATCAATTTCCTGAAGTGAATATGACAATATTAAATGTGAACGCGttcttgatgtaaatatattatgATTCGCCTCCAAAAGAGGTAATACTATCGAGAGAATATATTCtcaatatttcatattttaaatttctcctgaagtagtaaataattaaaattttcttctaaagcaggaaaatattatgtagtggtaaaaatattaaaattcttaattttcgtcatttataaatttagaattgtatttatattgttcatttgattatgattttctctcatgacaccagaagtgtctgagcaatatttggtagtacaaaatttatcaaaagctcATGAAGAGCTAACCGTTTGTCTAGAAGACGCACGACACTAGTAATGTccgataaatattagattgtggataataaatgaaggctctttaagagcttatatacaaatagtcattcatattatatgataaTGATCAAAACATATATTGTAGTAAActtgaagtttactaatacaaatgacCATCATAATGAGACTACAAATGACtagaagattgaaaatcttcatgtttccataatcatagggggtaaaataatatgtatgtgagaagttacccaccttattcttcaatttgtactacatcatgtatcaaagtaaatcagaagtttactaatgcaaaagcagttacagtaaatcagaagttttatTGCGGCAAAAATAGCTACAGTAAAACAGAAATTTGCTGgtacaaaagtagccacagtaaatcagaagtttactaatgcaaaagtttATGTCATAGTAAAACAGAAGTTTACTAAAAGATAGCACGTGCCATGATAAACTATAAGTTTTCATTTGCCATCTGGTTTAAATATGATGAGCTAATTGAGAATTATGATAAACATAaattgaagaactagaagattcttcaaaaattctcttgtgctgcttgtTCTcgtaataaattgattataccaactaaagttgggactaagacccctaaattttggaatatataaaaggtgaatgtGGGCATATTCACCTATTAtatgaaccacttatagatgcatatatgagatggttacatgtgtgtttattgtcaacctacactttggcatttgaaattgctttTCTCAATTAAAAGCATAATTTCCAGAATATTTAATCAAGACAATtcatcttgataatgctggtatATTCAAGTTGGTTTAGCATTGAATGTCTTCTGTTAATGGCTAAATTAtttcttatgagaacaaagcttcctgtgttggtctaagattttctaaattgcatacagcagcacttgtatgcatcagaccaacaataTATAATAAGTCCttccctcacaattggtttaggatccgaaaccaaatattttactatctaataacttttgatatgtggtatatgattaatttctctaccacattgcacaaagataggtttcccaaagaagatggggatatatgttagtttttctaacatttgggggatggaataaacaactgaaaaatatgttatatgaatcaaattatcattaatatgatcctcacttagaagataattcaagtcaaatgccagaagcatttgttgatccaaaataaaatatcatatttcagccgCAAATGTtcatattaaaattaaagtccctgaaaGATAGAGTTTACTGTAAgcatgaagcgtggtagaccaatcggttccaaatgtaacaatccttgaaaaggataggagcaaatgatcataataaggaggaaataagctctagaagagcccacgacGTAATATTTCAtaaaactccagaagaagttcaggtatctgaaaataaagaaagtgatgagatctcaacaagttatgtcgcttgcgaaccgatacaaaattatcgtcgacgatatatttgatacaatatggtgcacaatattgtaaaagattgtgaggatcggacctgtagtccagacacATGAAGATATCATGTCATTTAAGTGCAAGTtgtaacctatatgactcatttgattaaatctatatgaagatcctgaaggatttaaaatgttTGAAGCATATAATTCAAAGTCTCGATAAATGCACTCGATCAAATTACAAAGATCTCTGTATGGTTTAAAATCAATCTAGGCGCATGTaatataatcgcctcagtgaatatttgctggaagaaggttacataaatgatgttatttgtccatgtatttttataaagaaaatgacatcagaatttgttatacttgctgtttatgttgatgacataaatcttgttggaactccagaagagctccaaaaggcaattgaatatcttaagaaagaatttgagatgaaagatcttggaaaaataattttttttcttggtCAGCAAATGAaatatttagcagacgagatctttatccatcaatttgcctatacataaagggtatttaaatgcttttacatggacaaagcacacccattaagtacaccaatgggtgttcgatcacttgaagtgaataaggatccgttccgACCTCCAAAAGAGGATGATGAACTCTTTGGTCCTGaaataccctatctcagtgcaattggtgcacttatgtatcttgctaatgctacaaggcctcacatatcattttctgttaatttactagcaagatatagctcttctcctataTGGGGATATTGGAATgagattaagcatattttgcgatatttaaaaGAAACTCTTGacatgagtttgttttatgctaacaaagatagtgcaaatattgttggttatgcagatgcatgttATTTATCTGATTCCCATAAatctcgatctcaaaccgggtacgtgtttatatGTGGAGTTAATGTCATATCATTGTGccccacaaagcaatctattgtttcCACCttttcaaatcatgctgagataatagctattcatgaagcaagtagggaatgcgtatggttgagatcagtgattcattttattcaagaaaaatgtgatttggaatgtgataaaagatccacaattttatacgaagacaatgctgcatgcataacccaattaaagggaggatttataaaaggagatagaacgaagcacatttgaccaaaattattctacacacatgatcttcagaaaaatggtgacatcgatgtgcaacaaatccgttcagatgacaatccagcagatttgttcactaaatctttgccaacttcaacttttgagaagatggtatacaaaaTTGAAATGcgaagactcaaatatttgaaataaggttttcattagggggagtgaaatacacgttgtactctttttcccttactaaAGTTTTTCCCATGAagtttttcttgtaaggtttttaatgaggcagctagaaatacatattacgaaatatgtgtactctttttccttcactagaattttccaactaggtttttcctagtaaggttttaacgagacaatatcttttaatgaacatccaagggagagtgttatgaaaataattatattgtggatgtccatttattactccgttatagataatcttcctgaagaagattatccatttggtactccattgaagtttatctacaagcagctgatgcaggcaggttgtaAGCAACTCAATGCGATGATttgcagcaacttcttattaaacaggtaggttgcaagcagctcatgtagCCTGCAGGCAGtttacaagcagctcaagaaaaaCCTCGCAGATGctttctttcttctataaatagaggagttttcagttcattatgtacataagtttgaagttgaataatatatcaatctctatatacttgtcttcagtttatttactttataatctttattttataacagtagTTACTAAACTCAACTTTAAAGAAGACACCTCAAATTAGTTTTCCCTTTTTCTTAAAAGAATATTTtgttaatatattattattaaataacTTAAATACTATATTATACTACTTACTTATTAAGGTAGGGCACTCGTCATTCCGAACTAACTCAGGGGCTGCATTTGCAATATGAGGAAATATTTGCAACTTGTTACCTATTTGCATATCACGAATGGATATAAACACATACGGGGAGTCGGTGACACGTCACTCGGGAGGAACTTCGAAAGCGACAGAGATTATTATATCCAACCATAGAATGCCGCGTTGCAAAGGGGACCATAACTTCCGTGGACGGCAAGAATAGGCGGTGTTGTAGCTACGGAATCCCAATTTATCGGACTTGGACCCCTTCTCTCTCTCTCCAGAGCATTTTGGGAAATAGTTTTACAGTTATTTCGATTGATTACTTTTTTCCAGGAGTTATATCGATTGAATCGGTATCGATTCTTTGTTGTAATTACCAAATCTAATCCAAATATAATCGCAACCGATGCAACGGCTCGTTGACCATACCCTCGCTGTCACCAAAGAGTAAGTTTTCATTTCTCCTTCTTTATGTGTATAAATACACAGGCACCTGATACAGCTACATTGATGTACATCTACATGGATGCCTGTATGCGTATTCAGGCATATTCTCGTTCCAATTGGAATGAAATGGATGTTTGGGAGATATATGTGGTTGATCCCAACTGATATTGGATTAAGACGAATTTGATTGATTGATTATTCTACAGTGAAGTGGTGGTGTGTTGATTCTTCGCAATTAGTTTTAAAAAGAATGTGAATATTGTTTTGGagcttaagaaaataaaaaaatacagcGATATATTGAGTTGTAGTACTTTGGTTTGAGATTTTGTGGtagtataaggttaagataaatGTGCAATTGAAAAATGAATGTTACTTTCACTTCTAATTTATTTTGGTATGATAGATGATATGAGTTGAGTGTAAAAAAAGaaatgaggattcatatagccgaccccaacttgtttgTGATTGAGGCATAGCAGTAGTTGTTGTTGCGGTATAACATTGGGGCGGATTTGGGAGCACAATGTTGCAGATTGGAGACTATCCTTTATGTCTATATATCACGTTGATCTCAAGCTATTCCCAGAAACTCTGAATCTCGAAGAAGTGAACTTGACGTGGCTTGTATTTCTTTCAATACTATTAGCGCATATGAAAGTACTAGAATTAATCGAGAGAAAAAGGAAGAGCTAGGCGAGATATGATTCTTACCTCTACTCAAGAAGATCGTATTGGTGTATTCAAAGCAGATATCTGTATATCTCCTAAGTTGACACTTAAAAATGTTTCTAACAACATTCTAGGACTTGTATTTATGATCTGGAACTCTGTGATTGATTATTTTCTTGCTCCCTTAGCTGGAAGGAGAAAAAAGTTTCCTCTATATTTATTATTTGCCTGTAACTGCTTCGGCAATTAAGTGGCTTCTTCTAGAAGAGATCCAGGGGGAGGATGTCTATTTTAATGAACAACCCTCTAGCTGCTTGTATTTTGCTCTTGATGCCATTCAAGTAGCAGACTA
Encoded proteins:
- the LOC104091458 gene encoding carbon catabolite repressor protein 4 homolog 3 isoform X2, whose amino-acid sequence is MGCCRAGSPWLTKPRLISNAATRSLRPIFNLCYIKFPRNYTSSPTASYSRRWYNPERRRQLSLAPDIVRHWVEGDASSTVPPQERFTVVSYNILGDRNVSKHGDLYRNVPSNYLDWDHRKRVICEELLGLNPDIICLQEVDKYYDLLNVLEKAGYLGSYKRRTGGSVDGCAMFWKPDKFQLLEGESIEYRQYGLRDNVAQLSVFKMREAQSRRLVVGNIHVLYNPSRGDVKLGQIRFLSSRAHILSEKWDGAPIVLAGDYNSTPQSPIYKFLSSSELNLMLHNRRELSGQRQCHPSQVLGLRRERGILFVLMDRFLNSSWSEEEMNVAIGAPKSPIALHPLKLNSSYAMVKGSLTTRDNSGEPLATSYHSKFLGTVDYLWYSDGLAPTKVLDTLPINVLKKTGGLPFKKLGSDHLALVSEFAFLEGKKEATEDVAIS
- the LOC104091458 gene encoding carbon catabolite repressor protein 4 homolog 3 isoform X3, giving the protein MGCCRAGSPWLTKPRLISNAATRSLRPIFNLCYIKFPRNYTSSPTASYSRRWYNPERRRQLSLAPDIVRHWVEGDASSTVPPQAERFTVVSYNILGDRNVSKHGDLYRNVPSNYLDWDHRKRVICEELLGLNPDIICLQEVDKYYDLLNVLEKAGYLGSYKRRTGGSVDGCAMFWKPDKFQLLEGESIEYRQYGLRDNVAQLSVFKMREAQSRRLVVGNIHVLYNPSRGDVKLGQIRFLSSRAHILSEKWDGAPIVLAGDYNSTPQSPIYKFLSSSELNLMLHNRRELSGQRQCHPSQVLGLRRERGILFVLMDSWSEEEMNVAIGAPKSPIALHPLKLNSSYAMVKGSLTTRDNSGEPLATSYHSKFLGTVDYLWYSDGLAPTKVLDTLPINVLKKTGGLPFKKLGSDHLALVSEFAFLEGKKEATEDVAIS
- the LOC104091458 gene encoding carbon catabolite repressor protein 4 homolog 3 isoform X1; this translates as MGCCRAGSPWLTKPRLISNAATRSLRPIFNLCYIKFPRNYTSSPTASYSRRWYNPERRRQLSLAPDIVRHWVEGDASSTVPPQAERFTVVSYNILGDRNVSKHGDLYRNVPSNYLDWDHRKRVICEELLGLNPDIICLQEVDKYYDLLNVLEKAGYLGSYKRRTGGSVDGCAMFWKPDKFQLLEGESIEYRQYGLRDNVAQLSVFKMREAQSRRLVVGNIHVLYNPSRGDVKLGQIRFLSSRAHILSEKWDGAPIVLAGDYNSTPQSPIYKFLSSSELNLMLHNRRELSGQRQCHPSQVLGLRRERGILFVLMDRFLNSSWSEEEMNVAIGAPKSPIALHPLKLNSSYAMVKGSLTTRDNSGEPLATSYHSKFLGTVDYLWYSDGLAPTKVLDTLPINVLKKTGGLPFKKLGSDHLALVSEFAFLEGKKEATEDVAIS
- the LOC104091458 gene encoding carbon catabolite repressor protein 4 homolog 3 isoform X5, producing MGCCRAGSPWLTKPRLISNAATRSLRPIFNLCYIKFPRNYTSSPTASYSRRWYNPERRRQLSLAPDIVRHWVEGDASSTVPPQERFTVVSYNILGDRNVSKHGDLYRNVPSNYLDWDHRKRVICEELLGLNPDIICLQEVDKYYDLLNVLEKAGYLGSYKRRTGGSVDGCAMFWKPDKFQLLEGESIEYRQYGLRDNVAQLSVFKMREAQSRRLVVGNIHVLYNPSRGDVKLGQIRFLSSRAHILSEKWDGAPIVLAGDYNSTPQSPIYKFLSSSELNLMLHNRRELSGQRQCHPSQVLGLRRERGILFVLMDRFLNSSWSEEEMNVAIGAPKSPIALHPLKLNSSYAMVKGSLTTRDNSGEPLATSYHSKFLGTVDYLWYSDGLAPTKVLDTLPINVLKKTGGLPFKVLEVNCNFCAIFFVFEIG
- the LOC104091458 gene encoding carbon catabolite repressor protein 4 homolog 3 isoform X6 encodes the protein MGCCRAGSPWLTKPRLISNAATRSLRPIFNLCYIKFPRNYTSSPTASYSRRWYNPERRRQLSLAPDIVRHWVEGDASSTVPPQAERFTVVSYNILGDRNVSKHGDLYRNVPSNYLDWDHRKRVICEELLGLNPDIICLQEVDKYYDLLNVLEKAGYLGSYKRRTGGSVDGCAMFWKPDKFQLLEGESIEYRQYGLRDNVAQLSVFKMREAQSRRLVVGNIHVLYNPSRGDVKLGQIRFLSSRAHILSEKWDGAPIVLAGDYNSTPQSPIYKFLSSSELNLMLHNRRELSGQRQCHPSQVLGLRRERGILFVLMDSWSEEEMNVAIGAPKSPIALHPLKLNSSYAMVKGSLTTRDNSGEPLATSYHSKFLGTVDYLWYSDGLAPTKVLDTLPINVLKKTGGLPFKVLEVNCNFCAIFFVFEIG